The genomic window CGCCTGCGATGTGGTGATTGAAGCTTCGGGTAAGATGAAAACCAAAGCTGTGCTGCAAGCTTATTTAGATCAAGGTGTTAAACGCGTTGTGGTCACGGCGCCCGTTAAGGAAGAGGGTGTGTTAAACGTTGTCATGGGGGTGAATCATCAGCTCTATGATAAAGCCATTCATCCGATTGTGACGGCGGCTTCCTGTACCACTAACTGTTTGGCGCCAATTGTTAAAGTCATCCATGAAAACCTCGGCATAGTGCATGGTTCCATGACGACCATTCACGATATTACCAACACTCAAACGATTTTAGATGCACCGCACAAAGATCTTCGCCGTGCGCGGGCCTGTGGTTTAAGCCTCATCCCCACGACGACGGGCTCAGCGACGGCCATTACTCATATTTTCCCTGAACTCAAAGGCAAGCTAAACGGCCATGCGGTGCGTGTACCGCTGGCAAATGCATCTTTAACCGACTGTGTATTTGAGGTGAGTCGTAAAACCACCGAGGCAGAGGTCAATCGCCTGTTAAAAGAGGCCGCAGAAGGGCCATTAAAAGGCATTTTAGGTTATGAGGAACGGCCGTTAGTGTCGGTGGATTATAAAACCGATCCCCGTTCGAGCATTATTGATGCACTATCGACCATGATCATCAATGGCACTCAGGTCAAACTCTACGCTTGGTATGATAATGAGTGGGGTTATGCTAACCGTGCGGCCGAGCTTGCCCGTATGGTCGGTCTGATGGATAAGGCATAAGCTTTGATATTTAAAGGGATACTATGGCTAACCTGACAGGGTTCTTGTCCAACTTATCACCCGAAATTCGCCAGTATTTAATGATCACTGGCAATTATTGGGCCTTCACGCTTACCGACGGCGCACTGCGTATGTTAGTGGTGCTCCATTTTCATGGCTTAGGTTATAGCCCGCTGCAAATTGCGATGTTATTCCTTTTTTATGAAGTGTTCGGGGTGGTTACAAACTTAGTCGGTGGTTGGCTCGGGGCGCGTCTAGGCTTAAATAAGACCATGAATATTGGTCTGTTTATGCAGATTGTCGCCCTTAGCATGCTGCTCGTGCCTAGCGGTATGCTCACGGTTGCTTGG from Shewanella putrefaciens includes these protein-coding regions:
- a CDS encoding ArsJ-associated glyceraldehyde-3-phosphate dehydrogenase codes for the protein MTIKIGINGFGRMGRLALRAAWGWNDVEFVQINDPAGDAPTLAHLLTFDSVHGRWQHEANSECDDIIIDGKRIRCTRNKTIAETDWSACDVVIEASGKMKTKAVLQAYLDQGVKRVVVTAPVKEEGVLNVVMGVNHQLYDKAIHPIVTAASCTTNCLAPIVKVIHENLGIVHGSMTTIHDITNTQTILDAPHKDLRRARACGLSLIPTTTGSATAITHIFPELKGKLNGHAVRVPLANASLTDCVFEVSRKTTEAEVNRLLKEAAEGPLKGILGYEERPLVSVDYKTDPRSSIIDALSTMIINGTQVKLYAWYDNEWGYANRAAELARMVGLMDKA